The following proteins are co-located in the Scomber scombrus chromosome 2, fScoSco1.1, whole genome shotgun sequence genome:
- the LOC133997556 gene encoding lymphotoxin-alpha-like: MAEDGVGTGPQVFVVDSHANFVSLPSTKKPRWAGVRQKCILPLVGLTLLGLVVEGFFIYQLYKKNEALFPPKTSAQQAGPTMGQVGPEVQPHLQHIQQKAFAHLMGPNTVGNTNIVQWVNEGDAIIYNMSYNNSKLIVKNAGYYYLYSTLQLNAVEKCSLITHKVIRKTKAYGRELELMKSKSFHCLNPIPSNGKDSDGQDLLQSFLAGIFKLDSEDEIYVTLDNIKKMHPGPTENFMGAFMISP; encoded by the exons ATGGCAGAGGATGGTGTGGGTACCGGCCCCCAAGTTTTTGTGGTGGACAGTCACGCCAACTTTGTGTCATTACCCAGCACAAAGAAACCGAGGTGGGCAGGAGTGCGTCAAAAGTGCATTCTCCCGCTGGTGGGACTGACCCTGTTGGGACTTGTTGTCGAGGGATTTTTCATCTACCAACTATACAAGAAAAACGAG GCATTGTTCCCTCCCAAAACATCTGCCCAGCAG gCTGGACCTACGATGGGTCAAGTGGGACCTGAAG TGCAACCACATCTGCAACATATCCAACAGAAGGCCTTTGCTCACCTGATGG GTCCCAACACTGTAGGGAACACAAACATTGTGCAGTGGGTAAATGAGGGTGATGCCATCATCTACAACATGAGCTACAACAATAGCAAGTTGATAGTCAAGAATGCGGGATACTACTACCTCTACTCCACACTGCAATTAAATGCTGTAGAGAAGTGTTCGCTTATCACGCACAAGGTCATAAGAAAAACCAAGGCATATGGCAGAGAGCTAGAACTTATGAAATCAAAAAG TTTCCACTGCTTGAACCCCATACCGTCAAATGGGAAGGATTCAGATGGCCAGGATCTGTTGCAGAGTTTCCTGGCTGGGATCTTCAAACTGGACAGTGAAGATGAAATTTATGTCACACTGGATAATATAAAGAAGATGCATCCAGGACCCACTGAAAACTTCATGGGGGCCTTTATGATATCTCCTTAG